Proteins found in one Mucilaginibacter inviolabilis genomic segment:
- the upp gene encoding uracil phosphoribosyltransferase has protein sequence MIFILNKTNTIANQFLAELRDADIQQDRARFRLNQEKLGQILAYELSKTLHYEDKEVQTSLGTAKVSVPVDQPVLATILRAGLPFHHGFMQYFDQSASAFITAYRKVKRTGDFVIQVDHISTPNLDGKIFILCDTMLATGQSIVVVCKELMAQYKIKELHIAAVIASTEGVAHVRANLPKANLWLCAVDDEMTSKAYIVPGLGDAGDLAFGEKS, from the coding sequence ATGATCTTTATTCTCAATAAAACCAATACTATAGCCAACCAGTTTCTGGCCGAACTGCGTGATGCCGACATACAGCAGGATAGGGCGCGTTTCAGACTTAACCAGGAAAAACTGGGGCAGATACTGGCTTATGAGCTCAGTAAAACGCTTCACTATGAGGATAAGGAAGTGCAAACCTCATTGGGCACAGCTAAGGTGAGTGTGCCGGTTGATCAGCCGGTATTGGCCACTATTCTGCGTGCGGGTTTGCCCTTTCACCATGGTTTTATGCAGTATTTTGATCAATCGGCCTCGGCTTTTATCACCGCCTACCGAAAGGTGAAACGTACCGGCGATTTTGTGATCCAGGTTGATCATATCTCCACCCCAAATCTCGATGGTAAAATATTTATCCTCTGCGATACCATGCTGGCCACCGGGCAAAGCATCGTGGTAGTATGTAAGGAACTGATGGCCCAGTACAAAATAAAAGAGTTACACATAGCTGCTGTAATAGCCAGCACCGAAGGCGTTGCCCACGTACGGGCCAACCTGCCCAAGGCCAATTTATGGTTATGTGCCGTTGATGATGAAATGACCAGCAAAGCCTACATTGTACCCGGCCTGGGCGATGCTGGCGACCTGGCGTTTGGGGAAAAATCCTGA
- a CDS encoding YjjG family noncanonical pyrimidine nucleotidase, translating to MKSEIEHPKSEIKYKHIFFDLDHTIWDFDKNAEETLHELFILHRLQEIGLPSADLFIETYTRNNHELWAQYHTGLITKEELRDARFKKTFIQLGLHPDLIPTDFEDAYVRLCPTKTNLFPHAHETLQYLQEKYTLHLISNGFKESQKLKIAGTNLGQYFQHIIVSEDVGVNKPDKAIFEYAVNLAGTTKAESVMIGDSLEADIYGALHYGMDAIFFNPFNAPKPDDVPVQITHLKELTLLL from the coding sequence ATGAAATCCGAAATCGAACATCCCAAATCCGAAATAAAATACAAACACATCTTTTTTGACCTCGACCATACCATCTGGGATTTTGATAAAAACGCCGAAGAAACCCTGCATGAGCTTTTTATATTGCATCGTTTACAGGAGATCGGTTTACCATCGGCCGATCTGTTCATCGAAACTTATACCCGTAACAACCATGAGCTCTGGGCTCAGTATCATACAGGCCTTATCACCAAAGAGGAATTGCGTGATGCCCGCTTTAAAAAAACTTTTATACAGCTTGGCCTGCATCCCGACCTGATTCCGACCGATTTTGAGGATGCGTATGTACGGCTTTGCCCAACTAAAACCAACCTGTTTCCGCATGCCCACGAAACGCTGCAATACCTGCAAGAGAAATACACGCTGCACCTCATTTCTAATGGGTTTAAGGAGTCGCAAAAGTTAAAAATAGCAGGTACCAACCTGGGGCAATATTTTCAGCATATCATCGTATCCGAAGATGTGGGCGTTAATAAACCCGATAAGGCCATTTTTGAATACGCGGTTAATCTGGCCGGTACCACCAAAGCCGAAAGCGTGATGATAGGCGATAGCCTGGAAGCTGACATTTATGGAGCGCTTCATTATGGGATGGATGCTATCTTCTTTAATCCCTTCAATGCACCCAAACCCGATGATGTGCCTGTGCAGATTACTCATTTAAAAGAGCTAACTTTATTGTTATGA
- a CDS encoding DinB family protein yields the protein MSIAKELRTIETALDDYRELLDTIPDDVFAETPAGGGWSSAEVYSHVLQATLRSSIAIERCAHSNCPPTKKGLSLQGHFVLLFGRFPPVKIKMMDIMNIEKISKEDARNLIIKCRKRIEDIAPIIAKAPADIRYEHPRLGMLNAKQWFKFTRIHLLHHLKQLDQIKRKGLV from the coding sequence ATGAGCATTGCCAAGGAGCTTAGAACCATTGAAACTGCGCTGGATGATTATCGCGAACTGCTGGATACTATCCCCGATGATGTGTTTGCCGAAACACCGGCAGGTGGCGGCTGGTCGTCGGCCGAGGTGTACAGCCATGTGCTGCAGGCAACCCTTCGCTCGTCTATAGCTATTGAACGTTGCGCGCATAGTAATTGTCCGCCTACCAAAAAAGGCTTGAGTTTGCAAGGGCATTTTGTGTTGCTTTTTGGTCGTTTCCCGCCGGTTAAAATCAAAATGATGGATATCATGAACATAGAGAAGATCAGTAAAGAAGATGCCCGCAACCTGATTATCAAATGCCGAAAACGAATTGAGGATATTGCCCCCATTATTGCAAAGGCCCCAGCCGATATACGTTACGAGCACCCGCGTTTAGGTATGCTCAATGCCAAACAATGGTTTAAATTTACCCGGATACATTTACTGCACCATTTAAAACAGTTGGATCAGATTAAAAGAAAAGGGCTGGTTTAG
- a CDS encoding UDP-2,3-diacylglucosamine diphosphatase, with product MSKREVDIVVISDVHLGTYGCHAKELLKYLKSIKPKMLILNGDIIDIWQFSKSYWPEAHMKVVRRILKFVTDGIPVHYLTGNHDEMLRKFTDFNLGSFQLLNKIVLNIDGKKAWIFHGDIFDVTMQHSKWLAKLGAVGYDSLILINSFVNWFLTALGRQKMSFSQKVKASFKEAVKFINQFEQTAADLAVDKNYQYVICGHIHHAEIRTIENTEKTGSVLYLNSGDWVESLTSLEYYKGEWNIFKYNPDDFKTDTDEDDKTDAEDLDAKLDVKSLLERFKQEPH from the coding sequence ATGTCAAAACGCGAAGTTGATATCGTAGTAATATCTGACGTGCATCTGGGTACTTACGGTTGTCATGCTAAAGAATTACTAAAGTATTTAAAAAGTATTAAACCTAAGATGCTTATCCTGAACGGCGATATTATTGATATCTGGCAATTCAGCAAATCGTACTGGCCCGAGGCCCACATGAAGGTGGTGCGCCGCATACTCAAGTTTGTTACCGATGGTATACCCGTACATTACCTCACCGGTAACCATGATGAAATGCTTCGTAAATTCACCGATTTTAACCTGGGATCGTTCCAGCTGCTGAATAAGATTGTACTTAACATCGATGGTAAAAAAGCCTGGATATTCCATGGCGATATATTCGACGTAACTATGCAGCACTCCAAGTGGCTGGCTAAATTGGGCGCAGTGGGGTACGATAGTCTTATTTTGATCAATAGTTTTGTGAACTGGTTTTTAACGGCTTTGGGTCGTCAAAAAATGAGCTTTTCGCAAAAAGTAAAAGCCAGTTTTAAAGAGGCTGTAAAGTTTATCAATCAATTTGAACAAACCGCGGCCGACCTGGCTGTCGATAAAAATTATCAATACGTTATTTGCGGGCATATCCACCATGCCGAGATCAGGACTATTGAAAACACTGAAAAAACCGGCTCCGTTTTATACTTAAACTCGGGCGACTGGGTAGAGAGTCTTACTTCATTGGAGTATTATAAAGGCGAGTGGAATATATTTAAATATAATCCCGACGACTTTAAAACCGATACCGATGAGGATGATAAAACCGATGCCGAAGATTTGGACGCTAAACTGGATGTAAAAAGTTTACTCGAACGTTTTAAACAGGAGCCTCACTGA
- a CDS encoding glycosyltransferase family protein gives MKILFGIQGTGNGHISRAREIVPLLQQYGEVDLLISGTEAEVSLSQPLKYRFHGFSFVFGKKGGVDNWATFKIMNLPQLWRDMHSLPLGQYDLIINDFEPVSAWACRLQKVPSVSLSHQCSFVSPKTPRPKKWNYAEWLFKYYSPTTHHVGFHFERYDDFIHTPVIRSEIREMETANLGHYTVYLPAYDDKTLLKHLSQTEAQWQIFSKRQKTPYRSGNVEIFPVNNEAFNKSLANCEGLLTGGGFEGPAEALFLKKKVLMIPMKGQYEQQCNALSASKLGVPVVSEINEDFTGHLNNWIQDDKKVIVDFPNETAQIVDDLVKRYARK, from the coding sequence ATGAAGATACTTTTTGGCATACAGGGTACCGGTAACGGGCATATAAGCCGGGCCCGTGAAATTGTGCCTTTACTACAGCAATATGGCGAGGTTGATCTGTTAATAAGCGGTACCGAAGCCGAAGTTTCTTTATCGCAGCCCCTTAAATACCGTTTTCACGGCTTTAGCTTTGTATTTGGTAAAAAAGGTGGTGTTGATAACTGGGCAACATTTAAAATTATGAACCTGCCACAGCTTTGGCGCGATATGCACAGCCTGCCTTTGGGTCAATATGATTTAATCATTAATGATTTTGAACCGGTAAGCGCCTGGGCATGCCGCCTGCAAAAAGTGCCGTCGGTATCATTAAGTCACCAGTGCTCCTTTGTTTCGCCCAAAACACCCCGGCCCAAAAAATGGAACTATGCCGAGTGGCTGTTCAAATATTATTCGCCCACCACGCACCATGTAGGCTTTCACTTTGAACGGTACGATGATTTTATCCATACCCCGGTGATCAGGAGCGAGATCCGTGAAATGGAAACCGCCAATCTGGGGCATTATACCGTTTACCTGCCGGCCTATGATGATAAAACCCTGCTGAAACATTTGAGCCAGACCGAGGCCCAATGGCAGATATTTTCGAAACGCCAAAAAACACCCTACCGCTCTGGCAATGTGGAGATATTCCCGGTAAATAATGAGGCATTCAATAAAAGTCTGGCCAATTGCGAAGGCTTGCTTACCGGCGGTGGTTTTGAAGGCCCTGCTGAGGCACTGTTCCTGAAAAAAAAGGTGTTGATGATACCGATGAAAGGGCAGTACGAGCAGCAATGCAACGCCCTGTCGGCATCAAAACTGGGCGTGCCTGTAGTTAGTGAGATCAATGAGGATTTTACCGGTCATTTGAATAACTGGATACAGGATGATAAAAAGGTGATCGTCGATTTTCCCAACGAGACCGCCCAAATTGTTGACGATCTGGTAAAGCGGTACGCGAGGAAGTAG
- a CDS encoding DUF6427 family protein encodes MINLFRTFNPFNALWLVIILFLSRVGYLFHVPDKLEFIFVEPFARLLVPVAYEYALSPALNIFLAAVLVFIQALLLNYLINFHNLLGKPTFLPALMYVTLSGLFAPFLILSAPLICNFLVIWMLFKLFSLYKGEDAKSTVYDLGMIVALGSLIYFPFIYLFLSIWIALVLFKPFNWREWVAGILGYATVFFFLAVFYYLNDRIKDFGNIWLPLGTKFPDHISINSYNYLLLIPVIMILVLCFFKLQQNFFKSYVQTRKSFQLLFLIFLITAFSFYVNAAFHLNHFLLCVAPVAVFFAYYFLYSTRKWFYESLFLLLLISIICFQFNKF; translated from the coding sequence ATGATCAATCTTTTCAGAACTTTTAATCCATTCAACGCTCTATGGCTGGTTATTATATTGTTTTTGTCGCGGGTGGGTTATTTGTTTCATGTTCCGGATAAGCTGGAATTTATTTTTGTAGAGCCCTTTGCGCGCCTGCTGGTACCGGTAGCATATGAATACGCCCTTTCGCCGGCTTTAAATATCTTTTTGGCTGCAGTGCTGGTTTTTATACAGGCGCTATTGTTAAATTACCTCATCAATTTTCATAATTTGCTGGGCAAGCCCACGTTTTTGCCGGCACTCATGTATGTTACCTTATCTGGTTTATTTGCTCCCTTCCTGATACTGAGTGCTCCGCTCATCTGCAATTTCCTGGTAATATGGATGCTGTTTAAACTGTTCAGCCTGTATAAAGGAGAGGATGCCAAATCAACCGTATATGATCTGGGGATGATCGTAGCTTTGGGCTCGCTTATCTATTTTCCGTTTATTTATCTGTTTTTATCTATCTGGATAGCGCTGGTGCTTTTTAAACCCTTTAACTGGCGCGAGTGGGTAGCCGGTATATTAGGATATGCCACCGTGTTTTTCTTCCTGGCGGTTTTTTATTACCTCAATGACCGAATTAAGGACTTTGGCAACATATGGCTTCCGTTAGGAACCAAATTTCCGGATCATATCAGCATTAACTCCTATAATTACCTGCTGCTTATCCCGGTGATCATGATTCTGGTGCTTTGTTTTTTTAAATTGCAGCAAAACTTCTTTAAAAGTTATGTGCAAACCCGTAAATCTTTCCAGTTATTATTCCTTATTTTTCTGATCACTGCTTTTTCATTTTATGTAAACGCGGCTTTTCATTTAAATCACTTTTTGTTGTGTGTGGCGCCAGTTGCTGTGTTTTTTGCCTATTATTTTTTGTATTCAACCCGGAAATGGTTTTATGAAAGCCTGTTCTTATTGCTGCTAATCAGCATTATCTGCTTTCAGTTTAACAAATTTTAA
- the purQ gene encoding phosphoribosylformylglycinamidine synthase subunit PurQ: protein MKFGVVIFPGSNCDEDIIYVLEKIMGQQVVRLWHKDHDLQGVDFVVLPGGFSFGDYLRSGAISRFSPIMQEVIQFAAKGGYVMGICNGFQILTEAGLLDGALLHNENRKFICRNIYLKPQTTQSLLTAQLVQDQAYKIPIAHGEGNYFASADVVKALNDNDQVLFRYCDEAGNIVADANPNGSMENIAGICNANRNVFGLMPHPERAADSLLANEDGLAIFESILSLIKA, encoded by the coding sequence ATGAAGTTTGGAGTAGTTATATTTCCCGGGTCTAATTGTGATGAAGACATCATATATGTATTAGAAAAAATAATGGGTCAGCAGGTAGTTAGGTTATGGCATAAAGACCATGATTTGCAAGGCGTTGACTTTGTTGTTTTACCAGGCGGTTTTTCTTTTGGCGATTATCTTCGCTCTGGCGCGATATCCCGTTTTTCACCCATCATGCAGGAGGTTATACAATTTGCAGCAAAAGGTGGTTATGTAATGGGCATTTGCAACGGGTTCCAGATATTGACCGAAGCCGGCCTGCTTGATGGCGCTTTATTACACAATGAAAACCGCAAGTTTATTTGCCGCAACATTTATTTAAAACCGCAAACCACTCAATCATTACTTACCGCCCAGCTGGTACAGGATCAGGCTTATAAAATACCTATCGCTCATGGCGAGGGTAATTATTTTGCCAGTGCCGATGTAGTGAAGGCGCTTAATGATAATGACCAGGTATTGTTCAGGTACTGCGATGAGGCTGGTAACATTGTTGCCGATGCTAATCCTAACGGATCAATGGAAAACATTGCCGGTATTTGCAACGCCAACAGGAACGTATTTGGTTTAATGCCTCACCCTGAACGCGCTGCCGACAGTTTGCTGGCCAATGAAGATGGATTGGCTATTTTTGAATCTATATTATCACTAATTAAGGCCTGA
- a CDS encoding type III pantothenate kinase: protein MTNLVIDIGNTYTKIAVFKLNELLAVMQFETVDPDTLDNFLNNYQINRAIVSSVKKHVEPWQTGLEAKMPVTYFNALINSGIQNHYLTPETLGTDRLAAVIGARYTYPALNSLIITGGTAITYDYIDAAGNYFGGSISPGLNMRYKALNYYTAGLPLINTDATFNETYGGSTETAIRSGVQNGIKYELMGFIESYKANSPQLNIVLSGGDSIFFDTLLKNSIFAPYIKIEPYLVLKGLNAAIQKHND from the coding sequence ATGACCAATTTGGTTATCGATATTGGTAATACATATACAAAAATCGCGGTTTTTAAACTGAATGAACTGTTAGCAGTAATGCAGTTTGAAACGGTTGATCCTGATACGCTGGATAATTTTTTGAATAATTATCAGATCAACAGGGCAATAGTGTCATCAGTAAAAAAGCATGTTGAACCATGGCAAACCGGTTTAGAGGCAAAAATGCCGGTAACTTATTTCAACGCGTTAATAAACAGCGGTATACAAAACCATTATTTAACCCCTGAAACACTTGGTACCGATCGTTTAGCAGCTGTTATAGGAGCAAGGTATACCTATCCGGCCTTAAATAGTCTGATAATTACCGGTGGTACTGCGATAACCTATGATTACATTGATGCAGCCGGAAATTATTTTGGCGGCAGTATATCGCCAGGACTAAATATGCGTTATAAGGCTTTGAATTATTATACAGCCGGATTGCCGCTGATTAATACAGACGCCACTTTTAATGAAACATATGGCGGCAGTACCGAAACAGCTATACGTTCGGGGGTGCAAAACGGAATAAAATATGAACTCATGGGGTTTATTGAAAGCTATAAAGCCAACAGTCCCCAACTAAATATTGTGTTAAGCGGGGGCGACAGTATTTTTTTTGATACTCTATTGAAAAATAGCATCTTTGCCCCCTATATTAAAATTGAACCTTATTTGGTTTTAAAAGGATTAAACGCAGCTATACAAAAGCATAATGATTAA
- the lptC gene encoding LPS export ABC transporter periplasmic protein LptC yields MNKVKEISSNEVGTIVEPTTGVDLIMSDSAKVTIHLTAPLILQYNPQNPKTTYKVAPKGIKIIHYDKLTQKQDGTIIADTGILHAGEKLYEFRKNVVATNAQGDVYKSDELFWNSATKKVYSHKNVEVFMKSGNVMNGDDFESDDTFLHPSLRKSTGVFHVDENGAQ; encoded by the coding sequence TTGAATAAGGTTAAAGAGATTTCTTCAAACGAGGTAGGCACCATCGTAGAGCCTACCACAGGTGTTGATCTCATTATGAGCGACTCGGCAAAAGTAACCATACATCTGACCGCACCTTTAATATTACAGTACAACCCACAGAATCCTAAAACTACTTATAAAGTAGCGCCTAAAGGGATTAAGATAATTCATTACGACAAGTTGACCCAAAAACAGGATGGTACCATTATTGCCGATACCGGTATACTGCATGCGGGCGAAAAACTTTACGAGTTTCGCAAAAATGTAGTGGCCACCAATGCCCAGGGCGATGTTTACAAATCAGACGAGTTGTTTTGGAATTCGGCAACTAAAAAGGTATACTCTCACAAAAATGTAGAGGTTTTTATGAAAAGCGGGAATGTGATGAATGGAGATGACTTTGAGAGTGATGATACCTTTTTGCACCCCTCTCTTAGGAAAAGTACAGGAGTATTTCATGTAGATGAAAATGGCGCTCAGTAA
- a CDS encoding peptidylprolyl isomerase: MGIMGYLRDRMGKIVAILIGLALLAFIVSEVVRSGGSFFRDDNNELAVVNGEKVPYDEFQKKLDQNSAQFKQSGQAISPQITSYIQETTWNQVLSQMLMNKEIEKLGIVVGTDESTSMVNGNSPDPQIARQFSDQQTGQFDRNKLNQFLSYLQSPKADPNQKQAWADFLTQLIEAKKATKYMALVTNGLYVNSLDAKDDYEAKNKLVNFKYATLDYASIPDAKVTLTDEDYSTYYNAHKGQFKNPQDVRSFEYVSFNAAPSKEDSVAIKAQVDKLAEAFKTSTNDSLFVQINSETKTPVSFQKKGGLEPKLDSVMFNASKGFVYGPYISNGSYKLAKLTDEKTTFDSVRTRHILINPATEGGVEKAIAKADSIKKLIQGGKSFADLAATFSVDKGSGSKGGEIPSFDVNGAMGGGQGQITPEYTNAAFKAGKGDLIVVTSQFGVHLIQVEDQKGSVKVVKVAVVDKPITASSKTQTVAYSHAQQFLGNLTKDNFDAEVKKEGLKKSVAEDFTGVAASLPGLDNARDIVRWAYKAEKGDITDKVFTVGDQYVVTRLTEIKPKGILSLDAVKKQIEPAVRNEVKAKQLAEKFQGATSIDQAAQKAGVKVVPVQNVVFANPIIPGASLEYKVIGSIFGSKLNTLSKPINGQQGVYVYVVDSFTNPPALTNNVREKQQIAQALMQRAAGQVLDALKDNAIVKDNRAKLL; encoded by the coding sequence ATGGGTATAATGGGTTATTTGCGCGACCGGATGGGGAAAATTGTTGCCATCCTTATTGGTTTAGCGCTCCTTGCTTTTATTGTAAGTGAGGTTGTAAGGTCAGGCGGCTCTTTTTTCAGAGACGATAATAACGAACTTGCCGTAGTGAACGGTGAAAAAGTGCCTTACGATGAGTTTCAAAAAAAATTGGATCAAAATAGTGCCCAGTTTAAACAGTCTGGGCAGGCTATTTCTCCACAGATCACCAGTTACATACAGGAAACTACCTGGAACCAGGTATTAAGCCAGATGCTGATGAACAAGGAGATTGAAAAATTAGGTATTGTAGTAGGTACCGACGAAAGTACATCTATGGTTAATGGTAATAGCCCTGATCCGCAGATTGCCCGTCAGTTCTCTGATCAGCAAACAGGCCAGTTTGACCGTAACAAGTTAAACCAGTTTTTGAGCTATTTGCAATCGCCAAAGGCTGATCCGAATCAAAAACAAGCGTGGGCTGATTTCTTGACCCAACTGATAGAAGCAAAAAAAGCCACTAAGTATATGGCTTTGGTTACCAACGGTCTGTACGTAAACTCGCTGGATGCAAAAGATGATTATGAAGCCAAAAACAAACTGGTGAATTTTAAATATGCCACATTGGATTATGCTTCTATCCCTGATGCTAAAGTTACCTTAACCGACGAGGATTATAGTACATACTATAACGCGCATAAAGGCCAGTTCAAAAACCCGCAGGATGTACGTTCATTTGAGTATGTAAGCTTTAACGCGGCACCTTCAAAAGAAGATAGCGTTGCTATAAAGGCACAAGTTGATAAGCTGGCTGAGGCTTTTAAAACCAGCACCAATGATTCGCTTTTTGTACAGATCAATTCTGAAACAAAAACACCTGTCAGCTTCCAGAAAAAAGGCGGCCTGGAGCCAAAATTGGATTCGGTGATGTTTAACGCATCCAAAGGTTTTGTGTATGGCCCTTATATTTCAAACGGCAGCTACAAACTGGCTAAGTTAACAGACGAAAAAACAACTTTCGATTCGGTAAGAACGCGTCATATATTAATTAACCCGGCTACTGAAGGTGGTGTGGAAAAAGCAATTGCTAAAGCAGATTCTATCAAGAAGCTGATCCAGGGTGGTAAATCATTTGCCGATCTGGCTGCTACTTTCTCTGTTGATAAAGGTAGTGGGTCTAAAGGCGGTGAGATACCTTCATTTGATGTGAATGGTGCCATGGGTGGCGGTCAGGGTCAAATCACACCTGAGTATACCAATGCTGCTTTTAAAGCGGGTAAAGGCGATCTGATTGTGGTTACTTCACAATTTGGTGTACACCTGATCCAGGTTGAAGATCAAAAAGGATCTGTAAAAGTGGTAAAAGTTGCTGTTGTTGATAAGCCAATCACCGCGAGCAGCAAAACTCAAACCGTAGCATACAGCCATGCACAACAGTTTTTAGGTAACCTTACCAAGGATAACTTTGATGCTGAGGTGAAAAAGGAAGGCTTGAAAAAGAGCGTTGCTGAAGATTTTACAGGTGTAGCCGCCAGCTTACCTGGTCTGGATAATGCACGCGACATCGTAAGATGGGCGTACAAAGCCGAAAAAGGCGATATCACTGATAAAGTATTTACTGTAGGCGATCAGTATGTGGTAACCCGCTTAACCGAAATTAAACCTAAAGGCATCCTGTCTTTAGATGCGGTTAAAAAACAAATTGAACCGGCTGTACGCAATGAAGTGAAGGCTAAGCAACTGGCTGAGAAATTCCAGGGCGCTACAAGCATCGATCAGGCTGCTCAAAAGGCAGGTGTTAAGGTTGTTCCTGTTCAAAACGTAGTTTTTGCCAACCCTATTATCCCAGGCGCTTCATTGGAGTATAAAGTGATCGGTTCTATTTTTGGTTCAAAATTAAACACACTTTCTAAACCGATTAACGGCCAGCAAGGTGTTTATGTATACGTTGTAGATAGTTTCACTAATCCTCCGGCACTTACCAATAACGTAAGAGAGAAACAACAGATAGCCCAGGCGTTAATGCAACGTGCGGCAGGTCAGGTACTGGATGCCTTGAAAGATAATGCAATTGTAAAAGATAACAGGGCTAAACTGTTATAA
- a CDS encoding DUF2480 family protein translates to MDIQENIVNKVAQSGLVTLDPAAFYPAGDRIIYDIKDNLFHGLMLREKDFREFIKEHDWAQYTGKNVGITCTADAIVPAWAYMLLANRMAPYAREIVFGDEAVLETVLFEKEIAKADFEQYRDQRIVLKGCGDTEVPVSAYVELTKKLTPIVKSLMFGEPCSTVPIYKRKD, encoded by the coding sequence ATGGATATACAGGAAAATATAGTGAATAAAGTAGCGCAAAGTGGCTTAGTCACTTTGGATCCGGCTGCTTTTTATCCCGCAGGTGACCGTATTATTTATGATATTAAGGATAATCTGTTCCACGGTTTGATGCTGCGCGAAAAAGATTTCAGGGAATTTATCAAAGAGCACGACTGGGCTCAGTATACCGGTAAAAATGTAGGTATCACCTGCACCGCAGATGCTATTGTACCTGCATGGGCCTATATGCTTTTGGCTAACCGCATGGCTCCATACGCCCGGGAAATTGTTTTTGGTGATGAAGCTGTTTTAGAAACTGTATTGTTTGAAAAAGAAATAGCCAAGGCCGATTTTGAGCAATATCGCGATCAGCGTATTGTATTAAAAGGTTGTGGTGATACTGAAGTACCTGTTTCGGCCTATGTGGAGCTAACTAAAAAGCTAACCCCTATAGTAAAAAGCCTGATGTTCGGGGAGCCCTGTTCAACCGTACCTATCTATAAGCGAAAAGATTAA